The DNA segment AGTCAAATCAATTCTTGAAAAGAAGttttagataataaataaaaaattaatgcGATCATAAGCAAGGGTGTAATCGAATAAAAAATAGTTAATACATTAATTTTGATTTTCTAAAATGAAATTACATAATTTTGACcttttttttggttgaaaaaaaCTACATAGTATAataatatacatataatatacacatGGTATACATAATCAGAGTATAAATTATGTAAAGTGAAAAATACAtaattttgattttgttttttttagttGAAGAACCTACATAGTATAGCATATCTCAAAAATAAAGCcgacaaaatatatatttttatatattaatatacaATATACATATAGTATAGTATACATAATCAGTGTATAATTTACGTACCGGGATTGTAACTTCCAAAAACAACATCAGCAATGGCACGACCACCTTCCTCACCAGGATATCCAGCCCAAATAATACTTTTAATCTTAGGATTATTTTTGGCAAATGAAATATCAATACCACCAGCAGACATAATTACAAGAATAACAGGACCTTTTGAAACTTGAGCAACTTGATTTATTAGTTGAGTTTGGTATCCAGGAAGTAATAAATCAACTCTGTCTAAACTTTCTGCTTCAACACTTAAATCTAATCCCACAATTAAAACAGTTGCATCTGCTTTTTTAGCTGCTTTCATTGCTGGGAATATTAAGCTCTCATTTTTGCACAAAATTTCTCCACATCCTGCTTTATAGTCCACTTTGCTATACAATGAAAATCCATGTATTGGTGTTGTAATCTTGCATGGAATACCTAAATTATGTAACAAAAAAATTAATGTTAGTCTTGaatccaacaacaacaataacatatacGGTGTAATcacacaagtggggtctggagagggtagtggCCTAGTATCGAAGCTAGGAATTTCCCCAAGGGTGTTCAAATCTGAAAGACGTGAaaaaattcccaacaaaggatgtTCAACATGTGTTATCGACctctaaaatataatattttacctatatatacagtgtaatttttcaaCAAAGGATAGTCAATTGACCACGCTTATGACCATGTGGCTTCGCCTCTGGATAGTACGTACGCTTACCCCTATCTTGTGGAGGTATAGATGTTATTTTCGATAGACTCTCGGATCAAGAAAAGTGTAAatacaacaattttgaaaaagagATATAATAGTGGAGAACCAATGGAAAGAGAAACAGTAATAACAGCCAGATAAGTAAGATAATCgaagtaaaaaaaatatacatatagtAATAGAAGTCTAAGAACAGAGAATAACGTTAGTCTTGAAACCAAGTTTATGTATTGATATTAGCGTAAAATTTAACATTAGTCGTGAACAATAGCGAAGCAGTAATATATATAAGGGAATTCAAGAAAATATTAGGATGTCACGCCTAGAATTTGAACATGTgacttaaaaaataattttttaattcaaaaatTCATATATACCAATATGAATCATTTTCCCCCTATTTATGCATGCGGTATAATTTTTCTAAGGGGATTTTATTGAACCCCTTTAGTGATACCTAGCTCTGCAACTGGTATTGAATTACTACTTgcataaatatatatttaaaaaagtTTAACTTGTATATGCTATATAATAATAGTACTGTAGAATAATTTTATACTATCAGATCATCACTATAAGAAGTATGATCAGTAAGCTGAAAAATAAGGCATATTACTACTTGCAACATgttaaaataactaaaaatataaaaaattctttgcACTATCGATGCATATAAGTTAAAATTCGACGAGGGTcaaataataaaatttaaatttattttctaTGAATTTCTTACCTGCATAATTGCCAATCATGGCACTTGAGGCATTAGCATGAGGTCCAACAACAGCAATAGTTTTAACCTTTTTAGAATTCAAAGGCAAAATTTGGTCTTCATTTTTAAGAAGAACAATCCCTTCTCTTGCTGCTTGTGTTGCTAATTCAATATTTTCCTTAGAACAAATTTGTTCTTTTCcaagattttcaaattttggactACCATCAAAAAACCCTAGCCTCATTAGCACAAAATACAAATTTGTGAGAGATTCATCTATTTCTGATTCTTTTACTTTTCCTTGAACAACTGCATTGCCAGCATAATTTGTGTAGTAGTTGCCACAATCCAAATCCAATCCTAAAATATAAGCCAAAGCAAATGGTAAATATCATGTTTTGTTAGAAAAGAACAAATTCTAATTAAAGAATAGGACTAAAAGAGTCAAAGGCGAATTGTCGATAGGTTCAGAATGAGTGTGATTTTATTATAAGtaaaatttaatttttctttCATATGTATACAAAGTTCGAGCCAATGACAATGAGTTTCTTTGAAACCGttaatttcaaatttaaaatGAGTGTAACTGTCAAAGGCGAGTCCAGAATTTAGAGTCGAAATGTTCAAAATGAGTGTATTTTTGTTATACatagaaattttattttttccttcacacacacacacacacacacacacatatatatatatacatatatttcgagcaaaaaataaagaattttGTTGAAACCTCAAAATCAGGGTTTAAAATGAGTGTGATCTTATTATATTTACAAAGTTAGCCTATTTCCTTCATAAGCATACATTAGTTCGAGCCAAATACAATAAGCTCAGTTGAAACCACAAACTTCGGGTTCAGAATGAATGTAGTCTTATTCTATATATAAAATGtagtaatttttttctttatatatatacatagtcCGAGTTGAAAACTATGACTTCAATTGAATCCGCGCCGAAAGAATGTGGTAAATTTACCTGCTTTTAGACCTTGTGCAACAGCATCTTCAGGTTCATCTCCTAACCATTTATGGCCATGAAGCATAACTTCAATGGAATCACAATCTGAAACTATATACCTGAAAATTATAAAAAGTAAAACAAGAAAAAATTATGAcaaatcattaaaaaaaaaaaattgggaacAAATCAatcttaattaattaataattattacCCATGAAGATCCCAATCTCCTCTAATTTTGCCTTTTAAAAGCTTTGGATCAGCACATGCTGGAATTCCATTAATCCTATTATACGAGCACATTACACTTGTAACATCACCTTCTTTAACACACATTTCAAATGGTTTAAGAAATGTTTCCATCATATCTTGCTCTGTCACCTTcacaaaattacaaaaaaaaaaaaattagcaggagcttagtgcatcaaaacttaaaaaattaaaattttaagacGAATAATTACCCGTGAATCAAAATGGTAGCGATCAACGCCAAGCCAATTATCAACATCATAAGCTGCATAATGTTTGCAACACGCGGCAACTTTCAGAGGTCTCGAGTTCAAGTCTTTAGCGTTTTCCGTTCCCTCGACATCTTGTAAACCTCTAACATAATTAGAGGCATATTTTCCAACAACAAAAGGATCTTCTCCAGGTGTTTCTAAAACTCTTCCCCATCTAGGATCTCTTACTACATTAATATTTGGACTCCAAAATGTTAGACCAGCATGTCCTAGGTTAAACATGGCTCTTGCTTCTGTTGAAACTGCCTGCAAATTAAGTTTTTGTTATACATCATCAAAAGCTTAAAAAAGATATTTCGGTGCATAAAATATCCCGCGTTTACACAGGATTCGGGAAGGGCCGCACCCCTATGTGTGGTGTAGGCAGCCACCTTGATGCAACCAGGGGTGGCTAATTCCACAGCTGATGCAATCATCAAAAGCTTAATACACAAATTCTTTAGAAAATCATGGTAAATATATCTCTATGAAAATACTCCCTccaattctttttatttattatattttaaagtATTGGCACATACAGTGTAAGAAAATCATTAATTACAATAATGGTAAGATATTTTGAATAAATTGTACAATTGAAAAAAAATTAATGCCTAATTAGATCGTGTCCTTAGACATCGTGGCGCAATCATATTCTATCTCAACTGGACATGTATATTTCTAGGCTTTCATTGGCtttctaaaatgacaaatattTTTGACCAATTATTttactaattaaaataaataaacaagaaaCCCGTGTATTGTGACAAACTAATTAAAAAGGAGTCCTATTTAGGGCATgcacttaatatatatatatatatattgccaaCCTAGTATTTATTGTATGCTGACCTGAGATCGTTTTAAGAAACCATAAACTTCCCGCTTCTAAGCCGTCAACATAATGTtgttttttataaataaaaaaaatttaataaaagttTCAAAACAACCAAATACCTGGCCAATTGCTTTCCACAATGACTCATTAAATGATGCAGTAGTAGTAATAACAGTAGGAAAACTTGTAGCCCCAGGGACAACTTTGTCAAAAAACGAAGCTAAACTATAATATTGTCCAACGTTAGAAACACCATGTAATGCCTCAGACCACCATTCATATTTAGGAAGACCAATCCTAGCAACTCCAAAAGCAGTATCTCCAATTTGTCGCGCTTTTTCAGACAACGTCATTCTGTCAATCA comes from the Nicotiana sylvestris chromosome 4, ASM39365v2, whole genome shotgun sequence genome and includes:
- the LOC104248015 gene encoding beta-xylosidase/alpha-L-arabinofuranosidase 1-like isoform X2, which gives rise to MANFTFLHFFTILIFSFLISRISARNIPYNSSITALNDLTYNQTRRVCDTSRFAKLGLDMNDFAYCDKSLPYAVRVKDLIDRMTLSEKARQIGDTAFGVARIGLPKYEWWSEALHGVSNVGQYYSLASFFDKVVPGATSFPTVITTTASFNESLWKAIGQAVSTEARAMFNLGHAGLTFWSPNINVVRDPRWGRVLETPGEDPFVVGKYASNYVRGLQDVEGTENAKDLNSRPLKVAACCKHYAAYDVDNWLGVDRYHFDSRVTEQDMMETFLKPFEMCVKEGDVTSVMCSYNRINGIPACADPKLLKGKIRGDWDLHGYIVSDCDSIEVMLHGHKWLGDEPEDAVAQGLKAGIPCKITTPIHGFSLYSKVDYKAGCGEILCKNESLIFPAMKAAKKADATVLIVGLDLSVEAESLDRVDLLLPGYQTQLINQVAQVSKGPVILVIMSAGGIDISFAKNNPKIKSIIWAGYPGEEGGRAIADVVFGSYNPGGKLPLTWHENSYVDMLPMTSMPLRPIDNLGYPGRTYKFFNGSTVYPFGYGLSYTNFTYNLLSARQKIQVKLNKFQHCRDLNYTAGTHVPPCRAVSIDDLECGDDLNFDFSIEVENIGKKDGSDVLMIYWIPPEDIAEAPLKQLIGFKKVFVKIGEKKKVDFVLNACKNLGIVNYRAYNLLAAGGHNFVIGNGKLSFPVQVSFHR
- the LOC104248015 gene encoding beta-xylosidase/alpha-L-arabinofuranosidase 1-like isoform X1 — protein: MANFTFLHFFTILIFSFLISRISARNIPYNSSITALNDLTYNQTRRVCDTSRFAKLGLDMNDFAYCDKSLPYAVRVKDLIDRMTLSEKARQIGDTAFGVARIGLPKYEWWSEALHGVSNVGQYYSLASFFDKVVPGATSFPTVITTTASFNESLWKAIGQAVSTEARAMFNLGHAGLTFWSPNINVVRDPRWGRVLETPGEDPFVVGKYASNYVRGLQDVEGTENAKDLNSRPLKVAACCKHYAAYDVDNWLGVDRYHFDSRVTEQDMMETFLKPFEMCVKEGDVTSVMCSYNRINGIPACADPKLLKGKIRGDWDLHGYIVSDCDSIEVMLHGHKWLGDEPEDAVAQGLKAGLDLDCGNYYTNYAGNAVVQGKVKESEIDESLTNLYFVLMRLGFFDGSPKFENLGKEQICSKENIELATQAAREGIVLLKNEDQILPLNSKKVKTIAVVGPHANASSAMIGNYAGIPCKITTPIHGFSLYSKVDYKAGCGEILCKNESLIFPAMKAAKKADATVLIVGLDLSVEAESLDRVDLLLPGYQTQLINQVAQVSKGPVILVIMSAGGIDISFAKNNPKIKSIIWAGYPGEEGGRAIADVVFGSYNPGGKLPLTWHENSYVDMLPMTSMPLRPIDNLGYPGRTYKFFNGSTVYPFGYGLSYTNFTYNLLSARQKIQVKLNKFQHCRDLNYTAGTHVPPCRAVSIDDLECGDDLNFDFSIEVENIGKKDGSDVLMIYWIPPEDIAEAPLKQLIGFKKVFVKIGEKKKVDFVLNACKNLGIVNYRAYNLLAAGGHNFVIGNGKLSFPVQVSFHR